The sequence ACCCTCATGCCCCTATGCCATGCTCCCAGACGATCGCGATCCCCCAGCCATGGTTCCCGCGCGCGGGGCCATGATACGAGGCGCAGGCATCTGTGTGGCTGCCTGCGCAACACCCGGAGAACGGCCCTGATAAAAAGGGGGTCGTCCAGGATATCCTGTCCGAGCAGGCCCCCCGCGGGGTCTGTCCACCTCCACCCGGCGGCGCCGCCCCCTTAAATGGGACATTGCGCTAAACGGCGCGAAGCGAACGAAAAAACAGAAACGGCAAAAAGAAACCGCCCAGGCCGCCCAGGCCCCGGCGGCCAAACCTGCGCGCGCTCAGCCGCGCAGATGCACCGGCGCGCCATGCGGCGTACTCAGATACGCCTCCTCCCAGCGGCTGCGCATCACCTCGGCCTCCGCACGCGAGGCCGCGCCGTCCTCGGCCAAAAACACCTCCAGCGTCTCCAGCCAGGCGCGGAAGTAATCCTCGCCGCCATCCAGCTCCCGGCTCAGTCCATGGCGCTTGAGCGTCGCGGAAAACCGCTCCACCCACTCCCCCCAGCTGAACCGCCCGGCCTCATTCAAATGCACCGTCAGCGCAAAGACCTGCGCGTGCCAGGGTTCTGCAAAAACCGGCTCCGGCGCTGCAACCTCAGGACATCCCCTCATAGCGGCTCCAGATAGCTCTGCCACAGGTCCAGCACCACCTCGTCCTCCGGATGTTCGGCATGCGCCCACAAGGCGCTGGCATGAAACCGCACCGCATAAAGCGGCTCCGGCGCCTCGCCCAGCCCATGGGCGCTGCTGTCGGGGAACACATGAGTGCCGTGCAGCCTCAGGATATAGCCCTGCGCCCCGGCGGCATACTGCGGCAGCCTTGTATGCCCGCCATTCACCAGCGCGCTGTCGGCGGGGATTCGCGCCCGTACCGCCTGCCCCGGCGTGAACCGCGGCTTCGGCCCGCCTGCGCGGTCCGCCGGGCCGCCCTTGGCCAGCACGCTGGCAACATTCTCCGCCTTCAAGGCCCGCTCCGCCAGCGCATGCAGCCCGGCAGCGCCCTTGCCCTGCAGGTCTTCGCGCGTCAGCACGCCCTTCTCCACCAAGAGATCCGCCAGCGCCGCAATCCATTTCTCATAGTAGGAAAACCGCGTGTAGTCCTTGGGCGAGAGCTGTTCGCGGGCGTGCCGTGAGGTGTCGATGTTCCACTGCCCCAGCGCGCCGCAGGCCAGCGTCACCGCCAAGGCGCGGGCGTGCCAGTCCTCGGCAAAGACCGGTGCGTCCTCCGCCTCGGGCACCACCGGGCCGTCGCCGAATCGCCCGCCCATGTCATGCACCCGGGTCATGCCGGCGCCTCCCCCGGCTGCCGCGCCAGGCCGGTGCCGATCATGCTGTCGCGGGTGACCAGCGCCGCCAGGTTCTCCTCGCTCATCCCCTCTGTGCCCTCAGGGCGCATCGGCAGCACCAGATAGCGGACCTCCGCCGTCGAATCCCAGACCCGCACAGCGGTCTCTTCCGGCAAGGCCACACCAAACTCCGCCAGCACCTTGCGCGGCTCGCGCACCGCGCGGGCGCGGTAGGAGTCGGATTTGTACCAGCCCGGCGGAATGCCCAGCAATGGCCACGGGTAGCAGCTGCAGAGGGTGCACACGACCATATTGTGCTGTGCGGCGGTGTTCTCCGCCACCACCATATGCTCGCCCTGGCGGCCGTAATAGCCCAGCTCCGCCAGCACCGGATCGGCATCCGCCAAGAGCGCCGCCTTGAACTCCGGATCGCTCCAGGCCTTGGCCACCACCCGGGCGCCGTTCTGCGGGCCGATCCGGTTCTGGTAGGTGTCGATGATCTCCTCCAGCGCGGCGGGGTCGATCAGGCCTTTCTGTACAAGAATCGTTTCCAGCGCCTTGACCCGCAAAGCAGGGTCCGGCGGCAGAAGGGCGTGCGGGTGGTCGTGATGATCATGGGGCATAAAAAAACTCTGCCCCGCCCCAACCCCCTGCGTCCAGTCACAAAGCACCGGCACAGCGGCCTCTGACTGCACGTCACAGGTGCTGCCCGGCGTCAGGCAAACTCCGCCCTTGCCCCCCCGGGCAATCTTGCCTATTTACCGCCCGATACTCAGCCAACCGCCGCAGGGACTCATGGAAAACGTTGTTCTCATCATCCATCTTCTTCTGGCTCTCGGCCTCATTGCCGTGGTGCTGCTGCAGCGCTCCGAAGGCGGCGGTCTGGGCATGGGCGGCGGCGGCGGCGGCGCCATCTCGGGCCGTGCGGCGGCCACCGCGCTCGGCAAGGTGACCTGGCTGCTGGCGATTGCCTTCATCTGCACCTCGATCACCCTGACCATCATGGCAGCGCAGAAATCCGCGGGTTCCTCGGTCACCGACCGGCTGGCAGCTCCGCAAACCGAAGACGGCGGCGCCCCGGCGGTGCCGGCACCGCTGGGCAGCGACCTGCTGCCGCCCAGCGAAGGCGACAACGCGCCGCTGGTTCCCAGCGCCGACTAACCTACTACACCTTGAGAGGGTTTTAGGAGCCGCAACAGCATCTTGCGGTTCCCTTGCGCTTTTTGTGCGAATCCTTTATTTATGAAGTCCCGTGATGCTGCGGTTTTTGGACTGATTCCGAGGACCGCCGGGCAGCTAGATTCTGACTTCTCACGGGGGCAGCCGAACACTCATGGCGCGTTTCATCTTTATCACTGGCGGTGTTGTTTCATCCCTGGGCAAAGGCCTGGCTTCGGCGGCTCTGGGGGCGCTTCTGCAGGCCCGCGGATACTCCGTCCGCCTGCGCAAGCTGGACCCCTATCTGAACGTCGACCCGGGCACCATGAGCCCGTTCGAGCACGGCGAGGTGTTCGTCACCGACGACGGCGCCGAGACCGACCTGGACCTCGGCCACTACGAGCGCTTCACCGGGGTTCCCGCCCGCAAGACCGACTCGATCTCCTCGGGCCGGATCTACACCAACGTGCTGGAGAAGGAGCGCCGCGGCGACTACCTCGGCAAGACCATTCAGGTCATTCCGCACGTCACCAACGAAATCAAGGACTTCATCTCCATCGGCGAGGATGAGGTCGACTTCATGCTGTGCGAAATCGGCGGCACCGTCGGCGACATCGAGGGCCTGCCCTTCTTCGAGGCGATCCGCCAGTTCGCCCAGGACAAGCCGCGCGGCGAATGCATCTTCATGCACCTGACCCTGCTGCCCTACATCAAGGCCTCCGGCGAGCTGAAGACCAAGCCGACCCAGCACTCGGTGAAGGAGCTGCGCTCCATCGGCCTGGCGCCGGACATCCTGGTCTGCCGTTCTGAGGGCCCGATCCCGAAGAAAGAGCGCGAGAAGCTGGCGCTGTTCTGCAACGTGCGCCCGGATTCGGTGATTGCCGCGCAGGACCTGAAATCCATCTACGAGGCCCCGCTGGCCTATCACCGCGAAGGTCTGGACCAGGCGGTTCTGGATGCCTTCGGCATCGCCCCCGCCCCCAAGCCGAACCTGGAGCGCTGGGAAGATGTGGCCGACCGCATCTACAACCCCGAGGGCGAAGTTCGGGTGGCCATCGTCGGCAAATACACCCAGCTGGAAGACGCCTATAAATCCATCGCCGAAGCCCTCACCCACGGCGGCATGTCGAACCGGGTCAAGGTCAAGATCGAATGGGTCGACGCGGAACTCTTCGACAAGGAAGACGCCGCCCCGCACCTGCAGGGCTTCCACGCGATCCTGGTGCCCGGCGGCTTTGGCGAACGCGGCACCGAAGGCAAGATCAAGGCAGCCCAGTACGCGCGTGAAAACAAGGTCCCCTACCTGGGCATCTGCCTGGGCATGCAAATGGCGGTGATCGAAGCTGCGCGCAACGTGGCAGGCATCTCCGAAGCGGGGTCGGAAGAGTTCGACCACGAGGCCGGCAAGAAACGCTTTGAGCCGGTTGTCTACCACCTCAAGGAATGGGTGCAGGGCAATATGACCGTCGAGCGCAAAGTCGGTGACGACAAGGGCGGCACCATGCGCTTGGGCGCCTATGACGCGACGCTGCTGGAAGGCTCCAAAGTGTCCGAGGTCTACGGCAGCACCCA is a genomic window of Leisingera caerulea DSM 24564 containing:
- the nthA gene encoding nitrile hydratase subunit alpha encodes the protein MPHDHHDHPHALLPPDPALRVKALETILVQKGLIDPAALEEIIDTYQNRIGPQNGARVVAKAWSDPEFKAALLADADPVLAELGYYGRQGEHMVVAENTAAQHNMVVCTLCSCYPWPLLGIPPGWYKSDSYRARAVREPRKVLAEFGVALPEETAVRVWDSTAEVRYLVLPMRPEGTEGMSEENLAALVTRDSMIGTGLARQPGEAPA
- the nthB gene encoding nitrile hydratase subunit beta, which produces MTRVHDMGGRFGDGPVVPEAEDAPVFAEDWHARALAVTLACGALGQWNIDTSRHAREQLSPKDYTRFSYYEKWIAALADLLVEKGVLTREDLQGKGAAGLHALAERALKAENVASVLAKGGPADRAGGPKPRFTPGQAVRARIPADSALVNGGHTRLPQYAAGAQGYILRLHGTHVFPDSSAHGLGEAPEPLYAVRFHASALWAHAEHPEDEVVLDLWQSYLEPL
- a CDS encoding nitrile hydratase accessory protein, which codes for MRGCPEVAAPEPVFAEPWHAQVFALTVHLNEAGRFSWGEWVERFSATLKRHGLSRELDGGEDYFRAWLETLEVFLAEDGAASRAEAEVMRSRWEEAYLSTPHGAPVHLRG
- the secG gene encoding preprotein translocase subunit SecG encodes the protein MENVVLIIHLLLALGLIAVVLLQRSEGGGLGMGGGGGGAISGRAAATALGKVTWLLAIAFICTSITLTIMAAQKSAGSSVTDRLAAPQTEDGGAPAVPAPLGSDLLPPSEGDNAPLVPSAD
- a CDS encoding CTP synthase translates to MARFIFITGGVVSSLGKGLASAALGALLQARGYSVRLRKLDPYLNVDPGTMSPFEHGEVFVTDDGAETDLDLGHYERFTGVPARKTDSISSGRIYTNVLEKERRGDYLGKTIQVIPHVTNEIKDFISIGEDEVDFMLCEIGGTVGDIEGLPFFEAIRQFAQDKPRGECIFMHLTLLPYIKASGELKTKPTQHSVKELRSIGLAPDILVCRSEGPIPKKEREKLALFCNVRPDSVIAAQDLKSIYEAPLAYHREGLDQAVLDAFGIAPAPKPNLERWEDVADRIYNPEGEVRVAIVGKYTQLEDAYKSIAEALTHGGMSNRVKVKIEWVDAELFDKEDAAPHLQGFHAILVPGGFGERGTEGKIKAAQYARENKVPYLGICLGMQMAVIEAARNVAGISEAGSEEFDHEAGKKRFEPVVYHLKEWVQGNMTVERKVGDDKGGTMRLGAYDATLLEGSKVSEVYGSTHIEERHRHRYEVDTKYREQLEECGLKFSGMSPDGRLPEIVEWSDHPWFIGVQFHPELKSKPFAPHPLFDGFVRAAKDASRLV